One Kaistella polysaccharea DNA segment encodes these proteins:
- the lon gene encoding endopeptidase La, whose amino-acid sequence MTEFEEMNFDEILDDGFSIVTEEINISDIVNNEDDDQQNIFPILPVRNMVMFPKVIMPITAGREMSIKLLEEAQKNNQLIGILSQNNSSIENPTESDLFQIGTLAKIIKIIKLPEGNITAITRGFQRFKIKEFKATKPYFQAEIVKLKDTSTKKKEQYEALLENIKALALKIIELDPNLPTAANFAINNISDNDDLLNFICSNANFLANQKQKLLEERSLMIRAEKCYTLMHDEFRKLELRSQIHQKTSKDLDKQQREYFLNQQIRTIQEELGGGPESDVEELLDKAKKLKWNADVEEHFKKEIHRLQRQNPNSPDYNVQRNYLDFFTDLPWNKYSKDIFDIVKAERVLDKAHYGLEDIKKRILEHMAVLKLKNNMKSPILCLVGPPGVGKTSLGKSVADALGRKYVRVSLGGLHDESEIRGHRKTYIGAMAGRILQSIKKVGTSNPVIVLDEIDKIATGIHGDPSSALLEVLDPEQNNSFYDNFLELGYDLSKVMFIATANSLSTVQRPLLDRMEIIEIAGYTLEEKVEIAKRHLIKKQQEENGLDSKSFKLGNAELKHIIDAHTSESGVRRLEKQIASVARWVALQTAMEKEYDPKITIEKVDEILGVPRPKGFSEITGVPGVVTGLAWTEVGGDILFIESILSEGKGNLTMTGNLGNVMKESATIALEYIKAKHDELGISAEDIKEKNIHVHVPEGATPKDGPSAGIAMLTSIVSSFKNKKVKSHLAMTGEITLRGKVLPVGGIKEKLLAAARAGIKEIILCEANRKDVEEIKKDYLKNLQIHYVQRMSEVIDLAIES is encoded by the coding sequence ATGACAGAATTTGAAGAAATGAACTTTGACGAAATTTTAGACGATGGATTCAGCATCGTAACCGAAGAAATAAATATATCGGATATCGTGAACAATGAAGATGATGATCAGCAAAACATTTTCCCCATTTTACCAGTTAGAAATATGGTGATGTTTCCTAAAGTGATCATGCCCATCACCGCAGGACGGGAAATGTCGATCAAACTGCTGGAAGAGGCTCAGAAAAATAATCAGCTGATCGGAATTTTGAGTCAAAATAACTCAAGTATTGAAAATCCTACAGAATCTGATTTATTTCAAATCGGAACTTTAGCCAAGATTATTAAAATCATCAAGCTTCCGGAAGGAAATATTACAGCAATTACCCGAGGTTTCCAACGGTTTAAAATAAAAGAATTTAAGGCGACTAAACCTTATTTTCAGGCAGAAATCGTGAAGTTGAAAGATACCTCAACGAAAAAGAAAGAGCAATATGAAGCGCTTCTGGAAAATATAAAAGCTTTGGCTTTAAAAATTATTGAATTAGATCCCAATTTGCCGACCGCCGCGAATTTTGCCATCAATAACATCAGTGATAATGATGATTTATTAAACTTCATCTGTTCTAATGCTAATTTTTTGGCCAATCAAAAACAGAAATTGCTGGAAGAAAGAAGTTTAATGATCCGCGCTGAAAAATGTTATACGCTAATGCATGACGAATTCCGTAAATTGGAATTGCGAAGCCAAATCCATCAAAAAACATCGAAAGATCTCGACAAGCAACAACGGGAATACTTTCTAAATCAACAAATTAGAACAATACAAGAAGAATTAGGCGGCGGTCCAGAATCTGATGTAGAAGAATTACTCGACAAAGCCAAAAAACTAAAATGGAATGCCGATGTTGAAGAGCATTTCAAAAAAGAAATTCATCGTCTGCAACGACAAAACCCAAATTCACCCGATTATAACGTACAGCGAAATTATCTTGATTTCTTTACCGATTTACCGTGGAATAAATATTCTAAAGATATTTTTGATATTGTTAAAGCAGAAAGAGTTTTAGACAAAGCACATTATGGTTTAGAAGATATTAAGAAAAGAATTTTAGAACACATGGCGGTTCTGAAACTCAAAAACAATATGAAATCGCCCATTCTTTGTTTGGTTGGTCCTCCGGGAGTTGGAAAAACTTCGTTGGGAAAATCAGTGGCCGATGCTTTAGGCAGAAAATATGTACGTGTGTCTCTGGGCGGACTTCATGATGAATCAGAAATTCGCGGCCATCGTAAAACGTATATCGGTGCGATGGCGGGAAGAATTTTGCAATCCATTAAGAAAGTAGGAACCTCAAATCCTGTTATTGTTTTGGATGAAATAGATAAAATTGCCACTGGAATTCATGGTGATCCGAGTTCCGCTTTATTAGAGGTTTTAGATCCTGAACAGAACAATTCTTTCTATGATAATTTTCTGGAATTGGGTTACGATTTATCCAAGGTGATGTTTATTGCAACAGCAAATTCATTATCGACGGTGCAACGCCCGCTTTTAGACCGCATGGAAATTATTGAAATTGCTGGCTACACCTTAGAAGAAAAAGTAGAAATTGCTAAACGACATTTAATTAAAAAACAGCAGGAAGAAAATGGTTTAGACAGCAAATCCTTTAAACTTGGGAATGCTGAATTGAAACATATTATCGATGCACATACCTCTGAAAGTGGCGTTCGCCGTTTAGAAAAACAGATTGCATCCGTTGCCCGATGGGTTGCTTTGCAAACCGCAATGGAGAAAGAATACGACCCAAAAATTACCATCGAAAAAGTTGATGAAATTTTAGGTGTTCCTCGCCCGAAAGGTTTTTCAGAAATTACAGGCGTTCCCGGCGTTGTCACAGGTTTAGCCTGGACCGAAGTTGGTGGCGATATCCTATTTATTGAAAGTATTTTGAGCGAAGGCAAAGGAAATTTAACAATGACAGGGAATCTGGGAAACGTGATGAAGGAATCGGCGACAATTGCTTTGGAATATATCAAAGCAAAGCACGATGAACTGGGAATTTCAGCCGAGGATATAAAAGAAAAAAATATTCATGTTCACGTTCCAGAAGGTGCAACTCCTAAAGATGGACCTTCCGCCGGAATCGCAATGCTGACTTCAATTGTTTCCAGCTTTAAAAATAAGAAAGTAAAATCTCATTTGGCGATGACCGGGGAAATTACGCTTCGAGGAAAAGTGCTTCCTGTCGGTGGAATTAAAGAGAAACTTCTCGCCGCTGCACGAGCGGGAATTAAAGAAATCATTCTTTGTGAAGCCAACCGAAAAGATGTGGAAGAAATTAAAAAAGATTATTTGAAAAACCTCCAAATACATTACGTTCAGCGCATGAGTGAGGTAATTGATCTGGCAATTGAATCTTAA